The Macadamia integrifolia cultivar HAES 741 chromosome 3, SCU_Mint_v3, whole genome shotgun sequence genome segment GTTCATACTTTAGAGGGGagttatgggagaaagaaaaaaaatctgctcCGAATTCCTCCTCCTCAGGCTATCACAGGGTTTTCTTGAGTCACAGACCAACAGCAACAATTTTGGTTGATATCTCCCTGATCTTTCCTTCCATTACAGACCAAAAGATGGTTTTGTTTTTGCCTTCTTTGGTAGAGAGAAGGTATTAAATGAATCAAGTAAAACAACCTCTAGATGTACTGCTTCCATTCTATAGGCTGCTAAACTGACTGCATTTGTAGTGAAAAGTTGTCTCAGTTCCATTGTATTTCAAGTGATGCAGAAATAATTTGGTTGAAGCTGCTTACAAGGAGAGAGGGGTAGATACAGCTTTTGGATAAACTTATGCATAAGGGTTCGTAGTTTGCCTGAGGTTAGCACTGGAAATGAATGCGATGCAAAAGCATTGATTGTGGCAGAAGGTAAGAAGTGTGTGGGTGCTCGAAGTTGATGTAATGCTTTTAAGAGTCCTAAACAGGAAGCAGGTATGTTTCGTAGTTTTGCAACTTATTTGGATTGAATTTTGGTCTAATCACAGGTGATGGGAAGCTAATGACTTGAGGAATAGGATTTAGATCGCCAAATAATTTTTGGAGCTACAAGAAAGCAGGCACCAAATTTGAGAGATTTCTATTATTTGAACATCAAATTGTCAGATCTGGCCAGTATACTGGTCGAAGGGTCTATCTAATGGGTGTGAACAACATATTAAAATCTGAGAAGAATTCTAGGGTCACATTTTGAGTTATGAAAAAATCATAATGAGTGTAGGACACTCAAGAATGGAACCCCTTAATTAGGAATTGATCTCAGAAGCAGCCAACCAGAAAAGATGTTTCAAAGCAGTCAATATGCTGTAATATCAGTAATAGAAGCATAAACAAGTaactaaaatgaaaaatctaCCAAGTATGCTAGAACTAGGATACCTCTGAATTCGATAGAGCAGTAAGAATCTGAAACCAGAAATTAAATTAGAACTCAGCAGTGGCAGCAGAACTAGAATCTAAAGATAAAGCTCAAAACCAGAACCagaatttgaattttagaaGAGTTTGATCTCAGGTAGTATTCCTGAAATTGAACCAGAAAACATAATTGTATTGGAAATGAAGCACAAAGATTATTGCTCTGGACTGATCAAGGACTGGGACAGAGAGCTTCAGAAGCACTTAATTACCGACAACATTCGGGTATAGGCATTGCAATCGAAAATCAAAAAAACACTTTGTAGCAAGATTGAAGACCTATCACAGGGTCCCAAATTCCTTTGACTTCAAGCATAAGAGTTCAGACACTTTAACTACACTGTTAAAGTCGAATTGGGAGGTAGGAATATGATTGTGATAGTGGACACAGGAAGTGATCTAACATGGATCCAGTGTGAGCCTTGTTATTCATGTTACGACCAACAAGATCCACTCTTCAAGCCAATGGCCTCCCCATCATACCAACCAATTCTCTGCAACTCTTCCACTTGCCAGTCCTCACAATTTGCCACTGGAAATTCAGGAACATATGGGACTAGCCAACCAACCTGCAACTACTTTGTGAGCTATGGAGATGGATCGTACACTCGTGGTGAATTAGGTTGTGAACAGCTTAATCTTGGTACCACCACCATTCCAAAATTTCTCTTTGGTATACTCGTGGTGAATTAGGTGAGGATTCTTCTATTTACAAGAATTCCACTCCCATCTCTTACACTAAAATGGTTCCAAATCCACAGCTTTCAACCTTCTATCCACTCTACCATACTGATATTAGCATTGGTGGGGTAGCTTTACAAGCTTCAGGGTAGACATAAATCTGGAATTCTTATAGACTATGGAACTGTAATCACTAGACTTCCTCCATCAGTTTATAGGGCTCTGAAGTCTGAGTTCCTAAAACAGTTCTCTAGATTCCTTTCGGCTCCTGGGTTTTCCATTCTGGATACATGCTTTAACCTCACTGGGTACCAAGAAGTGAACATTCCCATAGTGAAGATGCATTATGATGGTTTTGTTTTTGCCTTCTTTGGTAGATAGAAGGCATTAAATAAATCGAGTAAAACAACCTCTAGCTTCTATCGATCTCTGGTTCATTCATTTCTTGAAATAAGTGATTGATACAGAGACCAAAGAAGGCACAAAACAATGTAGATTGGAGGCTTGAAGGCTGGTTGTCTTCCAAACTACAAACCAGAAACGACTCCAAAGCCTCAAAACTGCATTACTGCTAAGCCTGCTGCCACCATTGGCACAAAAATTATAGACCCAGTATCTATTTTTCAAACCCATGACTGAATTTCTGCTTCTTCTGGTCCATCCATTggttgatttttatttcttttcttttcttttttaataaaaggtccgatccccttctcctctttttagagagagagagagagagagagtacctttCTCTCATCCAACCTTCCAAAGTTTCAACTTAGGGGAAGTATCTTGTGAGGATGGTTGCATCTCAAGCAATTCACTAGGAAAGGGACCCAATAtccaatttttttaatcttttactGAAAGATTCTTCACTAAAGACTGAAAAACCTTGAAAATGCAGATGATGATCAAGAAAGGGGGCATGCCTAATGAGAAAACTTATACTATCCTAGTGGAAGGGATTGGCcatgaagaagaaatgaagttggCAGCAGTGTTTTTAAGGGAGTTGTATAATAGACATGTTCTGAGTCTAAATACTGTGGAAAGGCTTGTGATGCAATATGATCTGGAATTGTCAACTTTTTAACTCAGATCTGGTGTTACAAAGAGAAAAGCTCTTCCTTTAGCTCAGATAGCCGCAAAACATAActtaaaataaatttcattcatcCTACTGTTAGTGTTATAACAGGTCCACAAGATGCACTAGCTGATTCTTGCTCTTTCTGTCTCTCAAAGCATCtggtatcttaaatttaagcCCTGAGAACTAAGAGCATATTTATTAGACTCAGATTCTGATTCAGATCTAATATCTGATTCACAGTCTAGTAACTCCTGATTGGTTTCATTTGTATTTGGATTCTGACTGAATTTTTGGAGAAGATCCTTGAATTCATCCTTATGAATGCAGTCTAgtacattacaagcataaaaCAAATAGGTACAGAAGAAAGGTACAAACAAAATAAGCTTCAAAGTGCTAAAAAAAAAGTTGTCCAACTCTACTAGATGCAAATCTAGCATAAAGTCATATAACATAGGATAAAACAAGATATAATCTTTGAGGGTAGACCATGAGGGCATGACAGCAGTAAGGTagaccacttaaaaaaaaaaaaacacaactcTTGGAAAACCAGCAGAAGGACATGACAGTAGTACGGTAGAACATATTCgttcactttcaaagtcttggtggattcgaaccaccataacctagGCATTAACCCAGATGCTCTACCATTTCTAGCTAAAGACTTCTTACCTacaaaaaagattgttagtacATTATAGTAACAAggaaataatcataataataaccCCACATATGGTTGGCAATGACGGAACCAACTTCATTAATGAAATAGTAGTTCTATTTACAAAGATGTTATATAGAAGACATAACACGAAAGAATTAACACCCAAATAAATAGGAAGATGGttaaaccataataatggtTGAGCAATAACTAATCCACTATTACTTGGTTCCGCACATTTGGACTATAGGGTGGTTGACGAATAGCCGAGATGACCCGTGTGTTcctattaacactttcatttgaATGACTTGCTCCTGTGTCTATAGTGCTTGTGTAGTCCCTCAACGTTGGGTCCAACCAAATGAAAGAGCCTGGATGTTTTTCACATAACGGACATCTGTAAAATCATCGTCCAGAATTCTTCAATGTTCGAAAAGTCCGGATGACCATCACCCCTTCACCACAGCTATACATCCGCTGTTATGCCTCCATTTCTCTGTAAAATGTAATACCCCTAAGAGAAGCTTACATAAAAAAAGGGCTTCAACagtgacaaaaaaaatataattgatATGGATATTTGATGGACAATATACTCTACAGAGTATGTAATGCTTAAATTAACATGATATAAGAGAAGATGTCAAAaagaaactattaaaaaaaaaatcaaggcaaaAAGCAAACATCAATGTATGGTTTATAGAATATCCTTTATATGTCATATGTCACTGATAAGTGGCTAAGAACAACCATTTCCCCTAATATTTTAGCATTCAAAACCACATAGCAACTTGGTGCAGAGTATAAtgtaaatacttcaaaaaaatttcaatttcagagatAGCGAGTCGAGCGAggaacagagacagagagacaacaagcaaataaaaatattgaaattgaaattttattgaatagaaaacctaatatttcagcattcaaaaccacagagcaacttggttcatagtacaatgtaaatacttcaaaaaaaaaattcaatttcagaGATAGCAAGTCAAGCGAGGAACAGAGAGAcaacaagcaaataaaaattatgaaattgaaattttattgaacagaACTGTACTCAAATCAGCCAAGGAAAATAACCCTAAATCTGCATTCCCATCTTCACACATTCATGGTTTTCTTACCGTCACATTTTGCTAACCGTAATGTGACTGTAAGAAAATAACCAGAGAAGAGAGTTTTACCTTCGTGCATagagaatgaaaaataaaatttttccttgGGAAAGTAGTGAGGATTctgcaaaggaaaaaaaaaaagggtaagttgcaaagaaaaaaataaagagagagagagagagaaggctttATAGAGACATTAACATTAACAAAAAAGAGAGGGTTGTTCATTCTTCGTTGAGTATTTCATACCTTTGCAAAGAGCACTTCGTAACACAAGGAGAGATCGAGTCgagcgagcgagagagagagagagagagagaggagtcaaGCAATGAAAAGTCGATAGAGAGGAAGAATCGATAGAGGGAGAGAGTTGAGAGCGAGAGGGAGGGAGAGTCGACAGAGATGGTTAGGGCAGAACCATATCGTaacaagagagggagaggggttgaaatcgtctgcaattccgatctcgtacaattccgtgcaataccaccttcaggcggtgacacgtgtattgataccaatacaatggcccagatctggtacaactaataaaacattaaatcagtgaaaatgcatttaaataaaagagagggttgcaaagaaaaaaataaaaagagagagagaaggctttACAGAGACATTAACATAAAAGAGAGGGTTGTTCATTCTTTGTTGAGTATTTCATACCTTTGCAAAGAGCGCTTCGTAACACAAGGAGAGATCGAGTCgagcgagaaagagagagagagagagagagagagagagagagagagagagagaggagtcaaGCAATGAAAAGTCGATAGAGAGGAAGAATCGACAGAGGGAGAGAGTTGAGAGCGAGAGGGAGGGAGAGTCGACAGAGATGGTTAGGGCAGAACCATATCGTAacaagagagggagagtcgtgagagagaaagagagagactcgtaagaggagagagagggaaaaacttttACCTTTTATTTCAAATCGTATGAACCATACCGGTTTGCTCTGATACGATTTGGTTCAAATtggttcttcactgatttaaggttttatcaATGGCAAAAAATCTGGAGCGTTCATTTGGTATTTGACACGTATCACTCTCTGAAAGGgggtatttcacagaattgtacCAGATTAGAATTGCAGACGAATTTTATCCGTGAAATTTGTGTAACACTAAATATGAATCGTGTACTGGAACTATATATGTGAATGGGATCTGTGTTAAGCATTATTTCAAATCTGGTGCGCTGTTACTTGGTAAAGTTGCGTATCGTGATATGGTACGTTTGGGTGTTAATAACTGGTTCTACTAGTTTGACAATAAACCAATTCATGGTATGGATCTGTTAAATCCCCTATGTTCTAAGCTGATTGCATTATGCAAACCTTTTTCGAAGTTCCAAAGATATAGATTTATGTTGATTAAAGTTCTACTTGAGGAGCTATAGATGTTCATCTAGTGCCTTACGATTTTGAATTGAACGATCGACCGTCAAACACATCTTCTTCTTAGAGTtttagccagaaaaaaaaaagttcattaaATCAAGAGAGGGTGGGAGAGAGAGCATATACCAACACGCCACATGTGGTACCACCCACATTCGGTTCAAGACGTGTGCACTGCACTTATACAAACGTGGTGTGGATTGTGGAATTCAACGCGCAAACAAAACTTTTTTGGGGCAAAAAGAACGCGCCTCCACGGATCCACTTACTCCAAAGATGATAATGGAAGATACATAGAaaagtatctctctctctctctctctctctctctgaaattgTATATGAATATGGAAAACAGCTGATCTCCATTGTGTTTGTGTTATTATCAAACACTACCCACTCCCATTTGACTTGCATCGTCCATATAAATCAACTTTACTTTGTAAACATTACTACCCCCACTTCTTTGTCTCACTATATATAGATCCTAATAAGATTTGTACGTTTATCAACATTCTATTGTTGTTACCAGTACTACTGTTTCAACCAATAATTATAAATGGGCTTTGCTTTCATGCTGTATGACATTAGTCAACACAATGCCATCAATGTTGCCTCCTTTACCGGCCCCCTTTGACTAAAATTAAGCATTTCATGCATAGACCTTAATTTATTACAGCCTGGATTAATTCCTCATCACTAGTCTATTCACACATGATCCAACCTACGTGCTATTATATCATCAGCTACCTACaattcttaattaattaatacgCTACTGCGCTAAGTGCACTGAGCTCATCACAATGGCTAGGTGCCTCTAATGacccttcctttctcttctttcttctcttatcaCTTATTTTCATAATAAATTTCTCTAAGTaacattttcccctttttcagCATACAAATGAGTATCAAGTTTCTCCACACCCATAGTGAAGATATTTATTAACCTTTTGGAATTAGTATGAGCAAGTATATTTTCAACTCCATACATATGATAAGGCGTAGTAGTAGTAAAATGATGATGCATGTGGGAATCCGGCCAATCACTTGGTCACATCACCACCAATGGAGAACATATTTCTCTaattgaaggaaaacttaataaGTCCTATAACCTAAGTTGCAATTGATAAATCTATGTCCAAAAGATAGCTGATGAACCACTTGTGAATATTCAACGATATCATAtactccatatatatatatatatatatatccacagCATTCGAAGTGGATAGGACCATTCTCTTACTTGAATTGCTTAATTTATACTTTAGATCCATCAACTCTAATTAATGCAGTTGTACTTACTCAACCCTGTTTAACTAGTAACTCAAATCAGTTCCAAATTTGTTGCAAGAGTACTCTGCGCCAACTGATTGAATCTTCTAGTATTAATTAATATTGGAAAATGATGAGAGCATATATAGTTTTGACATTAATTGTGATTATTACACACTACAATATGTAGAGACCTTTTAACAATCATATAATTATGATTAAGATTCTGAAGATGCGCAATTCGATCTAAATGCAAACGCATTTGTTATATAATAGTGGCATGTGTCAGCCTAATCGTAAGGTAGAAAATGCACTTTAGCATGATTGATGAGACCATCGTTTAGGTGGAGTGAAATGGTGGACCACTATCCAtatccttttcatttttttatatatttttttaagggatCAACATGCATTGTTTCTCTGTAGTTATCTACAATTAACCTTTTTGAGTGAAATGAAATTTCTGGACACAATGCCTTTCTGCTGTATGCACTGATATAAATATATGTTGCCTCGACTCTTACTCTTCACTATGTGGTCTGTACATTCTTATATGGTACCTGGATCTCCCTTTATTTATTCTGTCTCTCTCATTTTCTGTTTAATCTTCACTTTTCATATATATAGCTAGGGAATAACCATTGTTGTACTACTCTTGATTTCAGTCTGAAACTTGGCAAAGATGATTCTTTCTCATATGCTTGCTGTGTTTATAGTGATTAATGCAATAGTACTAAGTGATCATAGATTTGGATTTGTTGATGGTATACAAATGGGTTACTATATAATGAGTTGCCCATTTGCCGAAACTATAGTGAGGAACACAGTGAACAGAGCTTTGCAATCAGATCCCACTCTGGCAGCAGGTCTTCTCCGAATGCATTTCCATGATTGCTGGATAGAGGTAGAATCAATGAGCTCATGCCCTTTACTATCTCTTTAATTCGATCAGCGAGAATAAGTGTATTAATTTTCTATGCTaaagttggattttttttcttctttgaatgTAGGGATGTGATGGGTCAATCCTAATCGACTCTACAAAGGATAACAAAGCAGAAAAGGATTCCCCTGCGAATTTAAGCTTGCGTGGCTATGAGATCATTGATGATGCGAAGAACCAGGTCGAGAATCAATGCCCTGGAGTTGTTTCATGTGCTGATATTCTTGCTATGGCTGCTAGGGATGCAGTGTTTTGggtaagatgtatatgatgagttatatataaacaaacatgttgtcttttttttttttttttttttNNNNNNNNNNNNNNNNNNNNNNNNNattaatgatatatatatatatatatatatatatcctaatGATCCTtgttgaagatgaagatatttgAATTTACTGAAAATTAATGGAGACTATTATGGATGTAGGCTGGGGGTCCCTTTTATGACATTCCcaatggaagaaaagatggaAGAAGGTCCAAAATAGAAGACACAATAAGACTACCTCCACCCACTTTGAATAGCTCAGAGCTGATCAGGACATTTGGACAGCGTGGTTTTACTGTTCAAGAAATGGTTTCATTATCTGGTAAATGTTAATCACTGATATCATGATTTCATTAAGATTTCTGGCTAGGGGTTTCTGATTTCATAtatggcctctctctctctctctctctctctctctctctatatatatatatatatatgtgtgtgtagGAGGACATACATTAGGAGTGGCAAGGTGCTCCTCTTTCAAAAACAGATTGAGCAACTTCGATGCAACACATGACGTGGATCCAAGTCTAGATTCCAACGTGGCAAAGACATTATCTAAAACATGCAGTGCAGGAGACAACGCAGAAGCAGCCTTTGATTCAACAAGAAACATATTCGATAATGCATATTTCAATGCACTACAGATGAAAGCCGGTGTCCTTACCTCAGATCAAACATTGTTCACAAGCCGTAACACCAGAGGCATTGTAAATGGCTATGCCATGAACCAGGCCatgtttttcttcaatttccagCAAGCAATGGTGAAAATGGGCTTGCTTGATGTTAAAGAAGGTGTTGCAGGAGAAGTACGGGGAGATTGTCATAGGATCAACTAGCTAGTTAGCTAACTATAATTAAAAGTAGATAGTATATATCTCCATCTGTACTACTACAGACTACAGTAGCTACTACACCTATAGGGAGTACTACAAAGTCACAATTTTTGTGATGTTTAATAATTGTGGCATTAGCTGTATGATTACCATTGAAGCATAATGTTAGTCACTCTGATCTCTTGATCATTGGCTTATGTGTTGTCATGTACAAattgtatcttttttatttttactgaaTATGTATGGACTCAAAATTAGTGTCTGATCTTCTATGTATAGTGGGTTCAAATATCCTATGCATGGTATGGTTTTTGTCATTGAtgattgttaagtttgtctcgaattcttgacccgttttgaagattgatccgatccgataaattttggtggcgactcgaatgagaaattttctgagatctgtgatagaagcagaggggttgggccgataggcccaagcccggagcccatcactgatctcgtatgagGGTGCGGGgggggtatggttcgaccggatcgaccacgacccgatgggtcgacctgctatttggaatatatataatgtactattgcttgttgagaaagtcattgtattttgggattttttgagctagggtttcagggtgagttttttctcgccgctgctagtgtgtaatttctcttctacataggctccgtttggtatcgtttctgttccagaaactccgtttcgtgtcagaaacggaaatttcagtttctgtgtcaaaacgccgtttttaaacgatttaaggatgtttggtgaatctgtttctagaacagtttcagaaccaagaaacgacatttctgccgtttggtaatgcttgtttcagaaatggtttttttttttttttttttcttttaagtcaataattacaaaaataacattaaaatactataaacatataaatttttttgggacaataaaatattacacaccaatgaaaaaaaacatggtttccaaaggatgaataaaatacagtattaataatgccttgtgcaagttaactattacataattccccaaattttcactttttttccaagtctaaagacttgaatgcatggaggatgtctttcatcttatttgtttggtcctctaatcctttaagtgtcccttccagatattTTTTCATGTACTCATTTGAAACGGAAAGTggtctggatgatgttgatgttgagcttgagctttctgaacataatgtatgttgtatgatagagatatgtgtttcatctttcaaccatacaaacataccacatccacggttatcagcctatatcaaataatagatgtgattagggtcgttgaaatttaacatcgaattaaacaaaaatcataaattatctataggtataggtcaatagtagaaataaattaccccaattgaacttgggcaacatagaaaatactgtcccttgtttggacctttcatcgcagttcgtactttgcattgacctttaccacatctacatatatgtagttggtccacccacatgaaaaaattacatgaatcttcacacttgaaaaattctcttccaatatttttacccgacttggttgtatatttaccacaactcttcccacaaatttcacaagttgctatcatgagtgggggcatagaagaagtcatctgtaacagaaatttatttatcaaaaaagttaatatagcatccaaatatatgacattcataataatatatcaacttgtaccacatatataaatgtaccataaaacaagtactacgtgggttgaaacatcaatttaggttttcagttttggaaaaatagttatcggttttagttttcaactagttctggcatcctttgctgtctagccattgcatttgtaattcttagcctagtggcattcatctcttttgcccgatttcgttgacttgattgtattgtagaatgatcaacgaaatcttcatgtggcggattcaagtcatcttctgcaacttttaaatcatcgctcatccccacgaattctgcgtcagcaatatgctcttctcgaatatagttgtgtagcccacaacatactaatacgattgatgcctgagtttccactgggaactgatgcattagccttaaaattttaaatttgttcttcaataccccaaatgtgcgTTCAATAacattccgaagtgatgaatttctataattgaacaactctttcgctgttcttggggatcttctacgccctttatagtccggtagatggtatctctcacctcgaaatggtgtcaaaaatccagattggctagcatacccagagtcgacaacataatattttcctacagacaaaaaataatatatattattacgtatacactcaaatgaaaatctaatatattagtataaagttaatacctggaggtggatgaggaaaactcaatcgaggatcacttcttgcctgttcaagtactcgacaatcgtttgcactaccttcccatcccgcatacacatatgtgaatcgcatgtcaaatgaatatgcacacatcacattttgagttgtgatccccttccgattcctatatcgaatttgatcctctcttggaactaccgcattgatgtgagtaccatctatggcgccaatacaatgctgacatatattgacaattaaatggcattacatataagaatataaacattcatatatttaattgcagacatgtatcatattaacatatttaccttgaaaaaagggtagtatttcgggttctgtgcaatctctatcggtatcatattgatgtctggcggtctgattttctccttagccaggcgttgcattgcaatcaagacaacattgaatgttcgactaactgtttctcctgagtggttgaaatgattttgggtgtccctattacttgaacccttcccaacaatccataaGAACATTCCAAGttgttcatccactcggatgttggtcgtatctttcaatcacccctatgtctaacatagtcacataggttaaggaagacataacgttccatcctaaactcttcatagcatctattgccatgcccattcaatacctcatgcatcatgacagcaCCTGAAAATACACTATCTCGACATGGTTCTCGAATATATACAGcctcactcagtaattccattcccatgtgaatgatcatatcttcttcatcactagaagtttcacataatgcatttgacataactgcaataaataaacaattactacACAAATGGAAACAAATATCTGTTAAACATAACAAGCTGACACATCGTCTCAACCCAAAccacatgttcaacattacacacatcaataataggaaaaaaacacaaaagaaataaaagccaaatcatgcaatgtatctccaaaagtaaaattacac includes the following:
- the LOC122073502 gene encoding peroxidase 47, with protein sequence MILSHMLAVFIVINAIVLSDHRFGFVDGIQMGYYIMSCPFAETIVRNTVNRALQSDPTLAAGLLRMHFHDCWIEGCDGSILIDSTKDNKAEKDSPANLSLRGYEIIDDAKNQVENQCPGVVSCADILAMAARDAVFWAGGPFYDIPNGRKDGRRSKIEDTIRLPPPTLNSSELIRTFGQRGFTVQEMVSLSGGHTLGVARCSSFKNRLSNFDATHDVDPSLDSNVAKTLSKTCSAGDNAEAAFDSTRNIFDNAYFNALQMKAGVLTSDQTLFTSRNTRGIVNGYAMNQAMFFFNFQQAMVKMGLLDVKEGVAGEVRGDCHRIN